One part of the Cytobacillus sp. IB215665 genome encodes these proteins:
- a CDS encoding peptidoglycan DD-metalloendopeptidase family protein: MDNHNQQQDPHSLGKKVASEAGNYAKRKVANAGKKIVANFFKKVVLKGIKALLIKTAPIWGSVLLVFILAWLGFMMIYAFPRTVAEDVKAGATEQVEAFFGFSEMDLEGFEDVFETYDEVASRWDEGLTQEQKAQAAPYELRWGVLAGVDRMRNDPHYYENMLKLLEAPEELLESYYDAESTYGIPWHILAGIHYQETMYEEGSIEDDDSTTEGRTGPLNMDEAFWEQYGVDGDGDGESNLHSSADAISSLANYLDKNGFDVDDLEDKDNQEILNEFNEGNSTWNAIRVLDSAEMIKILQEIKDLEDTLSSEEIEELMDSISKDNIYYRDENLITPKPEETFDALRPYFTWKDSTITRTWEEEVCFEDPETGIETCTTVTRKSVEEVSLLVEADTYEGLYEHIYEWQTLIEGKYTVVKEVNTRVIPPADYLKPFYDYLASFGVTQQLDKETTINIIKLFDTIFEGKHELRESLITDNYPRIEAANGWIWPTISTRITSGFGPRPAPCSGCSTFHDAIDIGAVTPGVAGDPIFSIADGTVIVSKYSKSAGNMVTVDHGDGIQSRYIHMLKRLVSVGDTVTAGDIVGTMGTTGYSTGVHLDLQIKINGKAVDPRHYLGGGN; the protein is encoded by the coding sequence ATGGATAATCATAATCAACAACAAGATCCACATTCACTGGGTAAAAAAGTCGCAAGTGAAGCTGGAAATTATGCTAAGAGAAAAGTTGCGAATGCAGGTAAAAAGATAGTAGCAAATTTCTTTAAAAAAGTAGTGCTAAAGGGAATAAAAGCTTTACTCATTAAGACTGCTCCCATATGGGGATCAGTCTTATTAGTTTTCATACTAGCATGGCTCGGTTTTATGATGATCTATGCTTTTCCACGTACTGTAGCTGAAGACGTAAAAGCAGGGGCGACAGAACAGGTTGAAGCATTTTTCGGTTTCTCTGAAATGGATTTAGAAGGATTTGAAGATGTATTTGAAACTTATGATGAAGTCGCTTCAAGGTGGGATGAAGGTTTAACACAAGAACAAAAAGCACAAGCTGCACCATATGAGCTTAGATGGGGCGTATTAGCTGGTGTTGACCGAATGAGAAATGATCCTCATTATTACGAAAACATGCTCAAATTACTGGAAGCACCTGAAGAATTGCTAGAGTCCTATTACGATGCAGAAAGCACATATGGGATTCCTTGGCACATTCTTGCAGGGATACATTATCAAGAGACAATGTATGAAGAGGGCTCCATAGAAGACGATGATAGTACTACAGAAGGTAGAACAGGTCCTTTAAACATGGATGAAGCTTTTTGGGAACAGTACGGAGTTGATGGTGACGGTGATGGGGAGAGTAACTTACATTCTTCAGCTGATGCGATTTCATCACTAGCAAACTACCTAGATAAAAATGGTTTTGATGTAGATGATCTTGAGGACAAAGATAATCAAGAGATTCTGAATGAATTTAATGAGGGGAATTCAACTTGGAATGCTATAAGGGTACTGGATTCTGCTGAAATGATTAAAATTCTTCAGGAGATTAAAGATTTAGAGGACACATTATCATCCGAAGAAATAGAAGAATTGATGGATTCTATCTCTAAAGACAATATTTATTATCGTGATGAAAACCTTATAACACCTAAACCAGAAGAGACATTTGATGCTTTGCGTCCTTACTTCACGTGGAAAGATTCGACCATTACTAGGACATGGGAGGAAGAAGTTTGTTTCGAAGATCCGGAAACGGGAATTGAGACATGTACAACTGTAACAAGAAAGTCTGTAGAAGAAGTATCTCTTTTAGTTGAAGCAGACACGTATGAAGGACTTTATGAGCATATTTACGAGTGGCAAACATTAATAGAGGGAAAATATACCGTTGTTAAGGAAGTGAATACAAGAGTTATACCTCCAGCCGATTACTTAAAGCCTTTCTATGATTATTTAGCTTCCTTTGGTGTAACACAACAACTAGATAAAGAAACGACGATTAATATTATTAAACTATTTGACACTATATTTGAAGGGAAACACGAACTTAGAGAATCTCTTATTACCGACAACTATCCGAGGATTGAAGCAGCTAATGGGTGGATATGGCCTACAATATCAACAAGAATTACATCAGGTTTTGGTCCAAGACCTGCTCCGTGTAGTGGATGTTCCACTTTCCATGATGCGATAGATATTGGAGCTGTTACACCAGGTGTAGCTGGTGATCCTATTTTTAGCATTGCTGATGGAACTGTTATTGTTTCTAAATACAGCAAGTCAGCAGGGAATATGGTTACAGTTGATCATGGAGATGGTATTCAGTCGAGATACATTCACATGCTTAAAAGGTTAGTTTCAGTTGGCGATACTGTCACAGCAGGGGATATTGTTGGAACGATGGGAACGACAGGTTATTCAACAGGTGTACATTTAGACTTGCAAATTAAGATTAATGGTAAAGCGGTTGATCCAAGGCATTATTTAGGGGGAGGAAATTAA
- a CDS encoding S-layer homology domain-containing protein: MKKIGVGILATSLALSMGLGYAEDNFNPVSVSAAEQTIKQFSDIPSDHWARATIDWGVQKGIIKGYNDGTFRPNAEVTEAQFLKMLILSYVSESELSANSNGHWADKYYDYSKSLNYPANGISKIDVRDKAVNREKVAELITSSQGVNYLKDNAITYLLGNDLAKGRTSKTIVGYDGNSTLTRAQAVQFVLNLNLNGNEGISARPSDASDVNALPKIAYELKAVFEQKEIEGLINSLNSFQASGQSQIWHGSEEKMGLDLYGNYSEDMGESEFLSMPLVAISQNDTQNTIMITFYNQFNDLEQQYIKEFLAVYYPTSFEKAFDDIFKAKPGNSIVGSYDNRYFSTGIVGKDKLPVVNIGRD; the protein is encoded by the coding sequence ATGAAGAAAATCGGAGTAGGAATACTAGCAACAAGTCTAGCATTATCAATGGGTTTAGGATATGCAGAGGATAATTTCAATCCAGTATCAGTTAGCGCAGCGGAGCAAACTATTAAACAATTTAGTGACATACCTTCCGATCATTGGGCGAGAGCAACAATAGATTGGGGAGTTCAGAAAGGTATCATAAAAGGATATAATGACGGAACATTCCGCCCCAACGCAGAAGTAACCGAAGCCCAATTTTTGAAGATGTTAATACTGTCCTATGTTTCGGAAAGTGAATTGTCCGCTAACAGCAACGGACATTGGGCTGATAAATATTATGATTACTCTAAAAGTTTAAATTACCCTGCCAATGGGATAAGTAAAATAGATGTACGGGATAAAGCGGTAAACAGGGAAAAAGTTGCAGAATTAATTACAAGTTCTCAAGGGGTTAACTACCTAAAGGACAATGCCATTACATATTTACTTGGGAATGACCTAGCAAAAGGGCGCACATCAAAAACCATTGTAGGATATGACGGAAACAGTACGTTAACTCGTGCTCAAGCTGTACAATTTGTGCTGAATCTAAATTTAAATGGGAATGAAGGTATAAGCGCTAGACCGTCTGATGCATCGGATGTAAATGCATTGCCGAAAATAGCTTACGAGCTGAAAGCTGTGTTTGAACAAAAAGAGATTGAAGGATTGATAAATTCACTTAATAGTTTTCAAGCTAGTGGGCAAAGTCAGATATGGCATGGTTCAGAAGAAAAAATGGGATTAGACCTGTATGGAAACTATTCCGAAGATATGGGAGAATCAGAATTCCTATCAATGCCACTTGTTGCTATTTCGCAAAATGACACACAAAATACTATTATGATTACGTTCTATAATCAATTTAATGATTTAGAACAACAGTATATTAAAGAATTTTTAGCGGTCTATTATCCAACTTCGTTCGAAAAAGCTTTCGATGATATTTTTAAAGCAAAGCCAGGTAATTCAATTGTTGGAAGTTATGATAATAGATATTTTTCTACTGGTATTGTTGGGAAAGATAAGTTGCCTGTAGTGAATATCGGGAGGGATTAA
- a CDS encoding VirB4 family type IV secretion system protein: MKITFNNKKQTKGNKKSDKNKRSLKQTSIRQTKAEGVDFISPSIIKETLPSDDSIHGKVNDYMVEVGGTTEPVRYFRSFFAEITGGNTWAGMLDPLILGEFGKGDTDLAIHIEPADTPTELEQIARRIRGIESDLHTEQNQAKASKLRDELFDLRERQRRLRQNIEKPFRVSIQAVCSSPDLQILKKYTNNLVRRFAGKGIIMRSPDGKQLSALKSIMPIADDFMYKEHTFSYESSNVADLFPFGNGGISHRSGIVWGNDELGRPIFYDGWHSNLMNHNMLILGRSGGGKTFSVMTLTHRSAHRGIKTCIIDPKGDYRIFILGVGCPYIDLSPQSEHKINFFDVDVEEAEDGKQYVNIETTVQAARAIVYKMIRIMDSNELTGKVKVKIDNKIRELYKEKNITEDPSSLMEEATRADRNNGSLSFDLKGKMKKMPQLGDLYLLLQDDPDTKGAAELLKNFTQHGDAPSQAIFDTESTVKITDVPIFGFGLDKLDEEIMRPLGMFIATKWQSTKFAKKNRKQKKRVVVDEAQIPMEDLETAQWLENEFRVVRFFNTSMCAVTQGFEVFTRLAQGMGILKNSPTKLLLRQESIDIEEIKGKLDLSEGEGEFLVHQAMEGLGIIKIDGESSIIKIDSTQEEYNLFTTDPNDLVS; this comes from the coding sequence GTGAAAATAACTTTTAACAATAAAAAGCAAACCAAAGGTAACAAAAAGAGTGATAAAAATAAACGCTCATTGAAGCAAACATCAATACGTCAAACAAAAGCTGAAGGAGTGGACTTCATATCGCCTTCAATAATTAAAGAAACTTTGCCTTCTGATGATTCGATTCATGGGAAAGTGAATGATTATATGGTTGAAGTGGGTGGTACAACGGAGCCAGTAAGGTATTTTAGAAGCTTTTTCGCTGAGATTACCGGGGGAAACACATGGGCAGGAATGCTAGATCCATTAATACTAGGTGAATTCGGTAAAGGTGATACCGATTTAGCGATTCATATTGAACCAGCTGATACACCTACAGAGTTAGAACAAATCGCAAGACGGATACGTGGGATTGAGTCTGATTTACACACTGAACAGAATCAAGCTAAGGCTTCAAAATTAAGAGATGAATTATTTGATTTAAGGGAACGTCAACGTAGATTAAGACAAAATATTGAAAAGCCATTTAGAGTTAGTATTCAAGCGGTTTGTAGTAGTCCAGATTTACAAATATTAAAAAAGTATACTAACAATCTTGTAAGACGATTTGCGGGAAAAGGGATTATCATGCGGTCTCCTGATGGTAAGCAATTGTCAGCCTTAAAGAGCATTATGCCAATAGCTGATGATTTTATGTATAAAGAGCATACCTTTTCATATGAGTCTTCTAACGTTGCAGATCTTTTCCCTTTTGGTAATGGTGGTATCAGCCATAGAAGTGGAATTGTATGGGGTAATGATGAATTAGGTAGACCGATTTTTTACGATGGATGGCACTCTAACCTTATGAACCACAATATGTTAATTTTAGGTCGTTCGGGTGGTGGTAAGACATTTTCAGTTATGACACTTACACATCGCTCAGCGCATCGTGGAATTAAAACATGTATTATTGATCCAAAAGGTGACTATAGGATATTTATTTTAGGAGTAGGATGTCCATATATAGACCTCTCTCCACAAAGTGAGCATAAAATCAATTTCTTTGATGTTGATGTAGAGGAAGCAGAGGATGGTAAGCAGTATGTAAATATTGAAACAACCGTTCAAGCAGCTAGAGCGATTGTTTACAAAATGATACGTATCATGGATTCGAATGAGTTAACGGGGAAAGTAAAAGTTAAAATCGATAATAAGATACGTGAACTATACAAGGAAAAAAACATAACTGAAGATCCTTCAAGTCTTATGGAAGAGGCAACGAGAGCTGATCGTAACAATGGTTCACTATCATTTGACTTAAAAGGAAAAATGAAAAAAATGCCCCAATTAGGAGATTTATATCTGTTACTTCAAGATGATCCTGATACGAAAGGTGCAGCTGAGTTACTAAAAAACTTCACTCAGCATGGGGATGCTCCATCACAAGCCATCTTTGACACAGAGAGTACAGTAAAGATCACGGATGTACCCATTTTCGGGTTTGGTTTAGACAAACTAGATGAAGAGATTATGCGCCCGCTTGGGATGTTTATCGCAACCAAGTGGCAAAGTACCAAGTTTGCTAAAAAGAATCGTAAACAAAAGAAAAGAGTCGTCGTAGATGAAGCACAAATTCCAATGGAAGATTTAGAGACCGCACAATGGCTGGAAAATGAATTCCGAGTTGTGCGGTTTTTCAATACATCTATGTGTGCAGTTACCCAAGGGTTTGAAGTCTTTACACGATTAGCACAAGGAATGGGGATTTTAAAAAATTCTCCTACTAAATTATTACTGCGCCAAGAGTCAATTGACATTGAAGAGATAAAAGGGAAACTTGATCTATCAGAAGGAGAAGGGGAATTTTTAGTACATCAAGCAATGGAGGGGCTAGGTATCATTAAAATTGATGGTGAATCTAGCATAATAAAAATTGATTCAACACAGGAAGAATACAATTTATTTACAACTGATCCGAATGATCTAGTGAGCTAG
- a CDS encoding Athe_2463 domain-containing protein, with protein sequence MNKPIKIAMVLSIMAILIMFVTIFDENNQQQALAGEIDDYSDAAQDLIEENNIPLENYDGYPLNESMLLKYGMIVYGDEDTVINNGTNNDVKDGESRYLGYDADGNLYQNYKFPHDYDATGDVDKDWIKTPWEDQTGIDKGINEPNYDLYPGLKEKAIELLETMLDPYDPSNQKNPPTGRTWLEAFNALTGENWTAETLLDYAVIHNFASELGQGSVTLWNRGGDGNWWYQTFIIPPLDGFVEDGCQIDCGGDDGGGDGDPDDPDNPTDPNDPDIPVDYSCSNNCGGSKTSAVTFTEIYTVCETDENDQIFCYEEEKDYYEYLSSSIVGLDNSMVQAGFGFTFQVKTSYTNQYFGPDEAPGPTSVTVSFPASDSFLPTSVSLIPENPAGSWENTWTLPEVYVEKFSGNMFYSSFDPNRDVNDQLLNGGKKWFTPFKQPDGAYDFTVKTSGAGTEGLYDCKAECVLVKGSPFDDYVVRLVRPDNPFPSGVVGENWQGNEWILHSLTDWYYKEEEQGDFPIETGEWMLNNGLEYEYESDEVDPDSDEWR encoded by the coding sequence TTGAATAAACCTATCAAAATTGCCATGGTGCTCAGCATCATGGCAATTCTTATTATGTTTGTAACTATATTTGATGAAAACAATCAACAACAAGCATTAGCAGGAGAAATAGACGACTATAGTGATGCTGCTCAGGACCTGATCGAAGAAAATAATATACCATTAGAAAATTACGATGGATACCCATTAAATGAATCAATGCTCCTCAAGTACGGTATGATCGTGTATGGAGACGAGGATACAGTTATAAATAATGGGACAAATAATGATGTGAAAGATGGAGAAAGTCGTTATCTAGGGTATGATGCAGATGGAAATCTATATCAAAATTATAAATTTCCTCACGACTACGATGCGACAGGTGATGTTGATAAAGACTGGATAAAAACTCCTTGGGAAGACCAAACAGGAATAGATAAAGGTATAAATGAGCCAAATTATGACTTATATCCTGGTTTAAAAGAAAAGGCAATAGAACTATTGGAAACCATGCTCGACCCCTACGATCCCAGCAACCAAAAAAACCCACCAACAGGTCGAACATGGCTCGAAGCATTTAATGCCCTTACTGGTGAGAATTGGACAGCTGAAACCTTGCTTGATTACGCAGTTATTCATAATTTTGCATCAGAATTAGGTCAAGGGTCAGTCACGTTGTGGAATCGTGGTGGAGACGGCAATTGGTGGTATCAAACGTTTATTATTCCACCGCTTGATGGATTTGTTGAGGATGGCTGCCAAATAGACTGTGGTGGTGATGATGGCGGTGGAGACGGTGATCCGGATGATCCAGATAACCCAACTGATCCAAATGATCCTGACATTCCAGTCGATTACTCTTGCTCTAATAATTGTGGTGGCTCAAAAACAAGTGCAGTCACGTTTACTGAGATTTATACAGTTTGTGAAACGGATGAAAATGATCAAATTTTTTGCTATGAAGAAGAGAAAGACTACTACGAATACTTATCTTCAAGCATTGTAGGACTTGATAACTCAATGGTGCAAGCAGGTTTTGGATTCACTTTTCAAGTTAAAACAAGTTATACAAACCAATACTTTGGTCCAGATGAAGCACCAGGACCAACAAGTGTAACGGTTTCTTTCCCTGCCTCAGATAGTTTTTTACCCACTTCGGTTTCATTGATTCCAGAAAATCCTGCTGGTTCATGGGAAAATACTTGGACACTACCTGAAGTCTATGTAGAAAAATTTAGTGGCAATATGTTTTATAGCTCTTTTGATCCAAATCGTGATGTTAATGATCAATTATTAAATGGTGGAAAAAAATGGTTCACTCCTTTTAAGCAACCAGATGGTGCCTATGATTTCACAGTTAAGACGAGTGGTGCTGGAACAGAAGGACTATACGACTGTAAAGCAGAGTGTGTACTTGTAAAGGGTAGTCCGTTTGATGATTATGTTGTTCGCCTAGTAAGACCTGATAACCCTTTTCCTAGTGGAGTTGTAGGAGAAAATTGGCAAGGAAACGAATGGATTTTACACAGTTTAACGGATTGGTATTACAAAGAGGAAGAACAAGGGGATTTCCCGATAGAAACAGGAGAATGGATGCTAAACAACGGATTAGAATATGAATACGAGTCGGACGAAGTAGATCCTGATTCAGATGAATGGAGATGA
- a CDS encoding metal-dependent hydrolase, with product MRAKTHQLFGGTFGLVAILLIQGTGYMPKESLIDSVIFMIFVLIGSLLPDIDHYKSTAGRKLPIVSHLIYLIFGHKTITHTLLFAVIVTGVAMIVSISLQITLYPAYGLFWGILSHLIGDMIVTGNKWHGGVPFFYPFTRKKFKFPVTIKINSFSEMLLRLCLLILNVGIVFLLFLGGDL from the coding sequence ATGAGAGCTAAAACACATCAACTGTTTGGCGGTACATTTGGCTTAGTTGCTATACTTCTAATTCAAGGTACGGGGTATATGCCAAAAGAGAGCCTAATAGATTCGGTTATATTCATGATTTTTGTATTAATCGGAAGTCTATTGCCTGATATAGACCATTACAAATCAACAGCAGGTAGAAAGTTACCTATAGTATCACACTTAATCTACCTAATATTTGGTCACAAAACAATAACGCATACACTGTTATTTGCGGTTATTGTAACTGGTGTTGCAATGATAGTATCAATATCACTACAAATCACCTTATATCCTGCCTATGGACTGTTTTGGGGGATATTATCGCATCTGATTGGAGATATGATTGTCACAGGGAACAAATGGCATGGAGGTGTACCATTTTTTTATCCATTTACACGGAAAAAATTTAAATTTCCAGTCACAATTAAAATTAATAGCTTTAGTGAAATGTTATTAAGACTATGCCTACTCATCCTTAATGTAGGCATAGTCTTTTTATTATTTTTAGGGGGTGATTTATAG